One Ethanoligenens harbinense YUAN-3 genomic window carries:
- a CDS encoding YqzL family protein: protein MDEKTAWYLFETTGNIEAYMLYQDLATGWQAGRSGPRSPSKVRRNTDRKPAGTGGAGEAPPPFSVRM from the coding sequence ATGGATGAAAAAACCGCTTGGTATCTATTTGAAACAACGGGAAACATCGAGGCTTACATGCTGTATCAGGATCTTGCGACAGGATGGCAGGCGGGGCGGAGTGGCCCACGGTCGCCTTCAAAGGTACGCCGTAACACCGATCGAAAACCAGCGGGGACCGGAGGCGCGGGTGAAGCGCCGCCTCCGTTTTCCGTGCGGATGTGA
- the recO gene encoding DNA repair protein RecO codes for MGTQAVTDGLVIRDYNVGEADRFLTLLTRKYGAIRASARGARRIKSGVSTGTQLLCHADFTLFKGREKYIIDEATPLTLFMGIRAELEKLALAQYFCELEDFLAPKEEEAELFLRLILNALALLEAGKHPSMQIKAAFEMRLLAISGYMPDLVACAGCGTYEADGMVLLPRSGVFLCASCAAREQVSPGECTALSRGALAALRHTAYADFARLFSFSLPEQTLKSFAAASEQYLLATLERSFQTLEFYHSLFVDR; via the coding sequence ATGGGAACACAGGCGGTAACGGACGGGCTGGTGATACGTGATTACAATGTGGGCGAGGCCGACCGTTTTCTCACATTGCTCACGCGGAAATATGGTGCCATTCGCGCAAGTGCGCGGGGCGCCAGGCGTATAAAAAGCGGTGTTTCCACAGGCACGCAGTTGCTGTGTCATGCAGATTTTACGCTGTTCAAAGGGCGTGAAAAATACATCATCGACGAGGCCACGCCGCTGACGTTGTTTATGGGCATTCGGGCTGAGCTGGAAAAACTGGCGCTGGCGCAGTATTTCTGCGAACTGGAAGATTTTCTGGCACCAAAAGAGGAAGAAGCGGAGTTGTTCCTGCGCCTGATCCTCAACGCGCTGGCCCTGTTGGAAGCAGGAAAGCACCCCTCCATGCAGATCAAGGCGGCGTTTGAGATGCGGCTGCTTGCCATTTCGGGGTATATGCCGGATCTGGTCGCCTGCGCGGGCTGCGGTACATATGAAGCGGACGGGATGGTGTTGCTGCCGCGGTCGGGCGTTTTTCTGTGTGCATCCTGCGCCGCGCGGGAGCAGGTTTCTCCTGGGGAATGCACCGCGCTTTCGCGCGGTGCATTGGCCGCTTTGCGGCACACGGCCTATGCGGACTTTGCCCGTCTGTTTTCGTTTTCGCTGCCGGAGCAGACACTGAAAAGTTTTGCCGCTGCTTCTGAACAATATCTGCTCGCTACGCTGGAACGCAGTTTTCAAACCCTGGAGTTTTACCATTCTCTCTTTGTGGATCGTTGA